From a region of the Nonlabens dokdonensis DSW-6 genome:
- a CDS encoding class I SAM-dependent methyltransferase, producing MNLKFPKYFLELKDHFLTQEKFDLYIDPETELIKTIPQPENLDPYYESEDYLSHDDNQDSFFARCYNFAKGFNLKSKTSLIRKFAQNGSVLDIGAGVGDLVLALKEAQLSATGFEPSEKARTVARNKGVDLYASLNEVEANSFQLISMYHVLEHVPDVEKQKENILQLLKPNGVLILALPNYESFDAKYYNSYWAGYDVPRHLFHFNKKAVKSIFDKEFEIIKMQPMWFDSLYVSILSSKYKKSAFPFLSGIFIGLFSNLKAIFTNEPSSITYVLKKRF from the coding sequence ATGAATTTGAAGTTTCCTAAATATTTTCTAGAACTTAAAGATCACTTTCTAACTCAAGAAAAATTTGATCTTTATATTGATCCAGAAACCGAATTAATAAAAACTATTCCGCAACCAGAAAATTTAGATCCTTATTATGAGAGTGAAGATTACCTATCTCATGATGACAATCAAGATTCATTTTTTGCGCGGTGCTATAATTTTGCAAAAGGTTTCAATCTCAAATCTAAAACTTCTTTAATAAGGAAATTCGCTCAAAATGGATCTGTATTAGATATCGGTGCTGGAGTAGGAGATTTAGTTCTGGCGCTGAAGGAAGCTCAATTAAGCGCAACTGGTTTCGAACCTAGCGAGAAAGCAAGAACTGTTGCTAGAAATAAAGGCGTGGATTTATACGCAAGCTTAAATGAAGTAGAGGCTAATAGTTTTCAACTTATTTCTATGTATCATGTTTTAGAACATGTACCAGATGTTGAAAAACAAAAGGAAAATATTTTGCAATTGTTAAAACCAAATGGTGTTTTAATCCTTGCTTTACCTAATTACGAATCTTTTGATGCTAAATATTACAATAGTTATTGGGCAGGTTATGATGTGCCGCGACATTTATTTCACTTCAATAAAAAAGCCGTAAAAAGTATTTTTGATAAAGAATTTGAGATTATAAAAATGCAACCGATGTGGTTTGATAGTTTATATGTTTCCATTTTATCATCTAAATACAAAAAATCAGCCTTCCCATTTCTTTCTGGAATATTCATTGGTTTGTTTTCTAATTTGAAAGCTATCTTCACAAATGAACCTAGTTCCATCACTTATGTGTTAAAAAAACGTTTTTAA
- a CDS encoding lytic transglycosylase domain-containing protein — translation MYKYLLFFLIPIYTLPTTAQVVEQDSIKTQGKVVTYEEYKKQQIQNDSLEAETILSVEIPVQEIAVDTTISGTPLKIYPEVDDFDEKLLNELYNNDLYDYMYDEIVQMDYSETVNQTLPTDTLKARLAIINETTPFQIDYNPILEKLINKKLSYQRVYMERLMTLSDYYFPMFEPYLDQYDIPLEMKYLAVVESALDPRIKSRVGATGLWQFMFTTGRNYDLEVNSYVDERMDPIKSTQAACKFMRSLYNIYGDWDLVLAAYNSGPGNVNKAIRRSGGYKNYWNIRPYLPRETAGYVPAFQAMMYLFKYAPEHGFQPQQTIYKSIATDTIRVKRTISLEHVAQFTDQDLEVVQFHNPSYKLDIIPVVKGRNYSLRLPIRDAAKFVSNEDDVYAFAKAEFEKKEKPIPELLKAESRIVYRVKSGDYLGKIANRYGVRVSQIKRWNSLRSNNLSIGQRLYIHSRNPITSSSSKSTKTPNTYKVKSGDSLWKIANKYGISIASIRKLNPSKSQNLKAGTTLKLK, via the coding sequence ATGTATAAATACCTCCTATTTTTCCTTATTCCTATTTACACACTGCCTACTACAGCACAAGTGGTCGAGCAAGATTCTATAAAAACGCAAGGTAAAGTAGTCACGTATGAAGAGTATAAAAAACAGCAAATTCAAAATGATTCTTTAGAAGCAGAGACCATCCTTTCTGTAGAAATTCCTGTGCAAGAAATAGCGGTAGATACTACAATTTCAGGGACACCTTTGAAAATATATCCTGAGGTAGATGATTTTGATGAGAAGTTGCTTAATGAGTTGTATAATAACGATTTATATGATTATATGTACGATGAGATCGTACAAATGGATTATAGTGAGACAGTAAATCAAACGCTTCCTACAGATACGCTCAAGGCAAGACTTGCTATTATCAATGAGACCACACCTTTTCAGATTGATTATAACCCTATTTTAGAGAAGTTGATCAATAAGAAATTGAGTTATCAGCGTGTTTACATGGAACGTTTAATGACGCTTAGCGATTATTATTTTCCCATGTTTGAGCCTTACCTAGATCAATATGATATTCCACTAGAAATGAAATATCTGGCAGTTGTGGAAAGTGCTCTCGATCCTCGTATCAAGAGTAGAGTAGGAGCGACAGGATTGTGGCAATTTATGTTTACCACAGGTCGCAATTATGATCTTGAGGTCAATTCTTATGTAGATGAGCGCATGGATCCTATAAAATCTACACAAGCAGCGTGTAAATTTATGCGCAGTTTGTACAATATTTATGGAGATTGGGATCTGGTTCTTGCGGCTTATAATTCTGGTCCAGGAAATGTAAATAAAGCGATACGACGCAGTGGTGGCTATAAAAACTACTGGAATATAAGACCCTATTTACCCAGAGAAACAGCTGGTTACGTTCCAGCGTTTCAAGCGATGATGTATTTATTTAAATATGCGCCAGAGCATGGTTTCCAGCCGCAACAAACCATTTATAAAAGCATTGCGACAGATACCATTAGGGTAAAAAGAACTATTTCGTTAGAACATGTAGCACAATTTACAGATCAAGATCTCGAGGTCGTGCAATTTCATAATCCGTCGTATAAACTGGATATTATTCCAGTGGTAAAAGGCAGAAACTACAGTTTGCGATTGCCCATAAGAGATGCCGCAAAATTTGTGAGTAATGAGGATGATGTGTACGCTTTCGCGAAAGCGGAATTTGAAAAGAAAGAAAAACCGATACCAGAGCTCCTCAAAGCAGAAAGCAGAATCGTATATCGAGTGAAAAGTGGCGATTACTTAGGTAAAATAGCCAATCGTTATGGCGTGCGCGTCAGTCAAATCAAACGCTGGAACAGTCTAAGAAGTAATAATTTAAGCATCGGTCAGAGGCTGTATATTCATTCAAGAAATCCGATTACGAGCTCCAGCTCAAAATCGACTAAAACACCTAACACTTACAAAGTGAAAAGCGGTGACAGCTTGTGGAAAATAGCCAATAAATATGGCATATCTATTGCAAGCATACGTAAATTAAATCCTTCTAAATCCCAAAACTTAAAAGCTGGGACAACTTTAAAACTAAAGTAA
- the ybeY gene encoding rRNA maturation RNase YbeY, translating into MIEFNYQNNFEPLGDLEYSNWLNAVAVSEQKTIGNLSYVFCSDEFLLEINQSYLNHDNYTDIITFDYNEDGLLNGEIYISTDRVVENASRFRESETDELHRVMVHGLLHLCGYPDKTNEEKDVMRKLENEKIKMFHVKQ; encoded by the coding sequence ATGATTGAATTTAATTACCAGAATAATTTTGAGCCATTAGGCGATCTAGAATATAGCAATTGGTTGAATGCGGTTGCTGTTTCCGAACAGAAAACTATCGGTAATCTATCCTACGTCTTTTGCTCTGATGAATTCCTTTTAGAGATTAATCAGTCGTATCTGAATCATGATAACTATACTGATATTATCACCTTTGATTATAATGAAGATGGATTACTTAATGGTGAGATTTATATTAGTACGGATCGTGTAGTAGAAAACGCGTCACGCTTTCGCGAAAGCGAGACAGACGAACTTCATCGTGTAATGGTTCATGGATTGTTGCATTTATGTGGCTATCCTGATAAAACGAATGAGGAAAAGGATGTAATGCGCAAGCTGGAAAATGAAAAAATAAAGATGTTTCACGTGAAACAATAG
- a CDS encoding glutamyl-tRNA synthetase — MTNFEIIEQKLTRFISKYYRNELIKGLILFLALGLLYFLFTVVIEYFLWLNPLGRTILFSLFIITEVFLLIRFVGIPLARLFKLSKGINFRDASTMIGTHFPEVSDKLINVLQLHKNGGDDELTWASINQKSEELKPIPFTLAIDYKKNKKYLPYLAIPVVIIAGLLFTGNNEIITDSAKRVADFNNEYIPPAPFTFKILNEDLNTLQRRDFKLNVEVSGRKLPENATIVFNDQTYFLTQEAPGKFSFIFSKPSISTQFYLLANEVTSKRYTLHVDDVPVLNGFELFMDYPSHTGKKDEKLSSTGNAIVPHGTTITWNLNTSNTSQVDFISNNVRNSFEKIDDGFAFAKAVLQPLKYSIATTNENVKDHEVLNFKIDVVKDEFPELKLEMKKDSIDDDLMYFKGQAADDYGIRKMQLVYYPSDDVSQIKSYDLGSNRGTFDEFLLTFPGNVPLEAGNSYQFYFEVIDNDAVSNYKSTKSEVFSYRKLSDDEFEDKQLSQQKESLTNVEEALKEQEKQQEKLDELSKEQLQKKERSFNDKRKLEQALKNQQKQEQKMRQELEKMKENLEKSNPDEDPMKELLEDRMEKSAEELKKNEELLKELQEYQDKLTPEELNEKMEKSKKNSKKQKRNLDQLLELTKRYYVQQKFEQLGKELQKIAQKQKEQSEKDGEENKKEDQDKLNEEYKEWEKELEELEKENDGLKDPMPMEFEPEESEEIKEEQEQSSDDLQESKTSDAKKKQKSAAKKMQKQAQSMASQMQAMAQEGMEEDSDSLRQILDNLLVFSVEEEELMESMKQMNRLSPSLGKKLKLQKDLEKAFEHVDDSLFALATRNPKIGQEINDEVTDIYYYLEKSLEQIAEFEMQNGQISQHFVFKGANTLAEMLSNTLDAMNNAIPKPGMGKGGEPGEGFQLPTIIKKQESLSKQGEGKDGKEGKEGESGKEGESGESGESGQSGQSGQSGESGESGQSGQSGQNGESGEGGEGEGGESGEGNGKGGDGKGKGNGNGNGEGQGDGEGEEQGYRESEEEAKRIYEIYKQQQELRGQLEDMIRREGLEGKVGDITDKMKAVERKLLDQGFNREVQQRMMEIQHDLLKLKDAGLEQGEENQREARTNVRDFLNNTNAKIPDASKYFNNKEILNRQVLPLQPQFRNKVKDYFKSND; from the coding sequence ACCCTTTGGGACGAACCATTCTTTTTTCACTCTTTATAATAACAGAGGTATTTTTACTCATTCGTTTTGTTGGGATTCCTTTGGCAAGATTGTTTAAATTATCTAAAGGAATAAATTTCAGAGATGCAAGTACCATGATAGGAACGCACTTTCCAGAAGTTTCTGATAAGTTAATTAATGTATTGCAACTGCATAAAAATGGTGGAGACGATGAGCTCACTTGGGCAAGTATCAATCAAAAGAGTGAGGAGTTAAAACCCATTCCTTTTACACTTGCGATTGATTATAAAAAGAACAAGAAATACTTACCGTATCTCGCAATTCCGGTGGTAATTATCGCTGGACTTTTATTTACCGGCAACAATGAAATAATTACAGACAGTGCAAAACGCGTAGCAGATTTTAATAACGAGTACATTCCGCCAGCGCCGTTCACATTTAAAATTCTCAATGAAGATTTAAATACGTTACAGCGCCGTGATTTCAAATTAAATGTAGAAGTGAGCGGCCGTAAGCTTCCAGAAAACGCTACTATCGTTTTTAATGATCAAACTTACTTCTTGACTCAAGAGGCTCCAGGTAAATTCAGTTTTATTTTCTCTAAACCTTCTATTTCTACACAATTTTATTTGCTAGCAAATGAAGTGACGAGCAAGAGGTATACTTTACATGTAGATGACGTTCCCGTACTAAATGGTTTTGAATTATTCATGGATTATCCGTCACATACTGGTAAAAAAGATGAGAAATTGTCTAGTACTGGTAACGCCATTGTCCCACATGGAACAACCATTACTTGGAATTTGAATACGTCTAACACGTCGCAAGTAGACTTTATAAGTAACAATGTTAGAAACAGTTTTGAGAAGATAGATGATGGTTTCGCTTTCGCGAAAGCGGTACTACAACCACTTAAATACAGCATTGCCACCACAAATGAAAACGTTAAAGATCACGAGGTGCTCAATTTTAAAATTGATGTGGTAAAGGACGAATTTCCAGAGTTAAAGCTAGAAATGAAAAAGGATTCTATAGATGATGACTTAATGTACTTTAAAGGGCAAGCGGCTGATGATTATGGAATTCGTAAAATGCAATTGGTTTACTATCCGTCAGATGATGTGTCCCAAATTAAAAGTTATGATTTAGGTAGTAATCGAGGTACATTCGACGAGTTCTTATTAACTTTTCCAGGTAATGTGCCTTTGGAAGCTGGTAATAGCTATCAGTTTTACTTTGAAGTTATTGATAATGATGCAGTTAGTAATTACAAATCTACTAAGTCAGAAGTTTTTTCCTATCGCAAACTATCTGACGATGAATTTGAAGACAAACAGCTTTCACAACAAAAAGAGTCTTTAACAAATGTTGAAGAAGCGCTCAAAGAACAAGAAAAGCAGCAAGAAAAACTGGATGAGCTCTCTAAGGAACAGTTACAGAAGAAGGAGCGCAGCTTTAATGATAAGCGCAAGCTAGAACAAGCTTTAAAAAATCAACAGAAGCAAGAGCAAAAAATGCGTCAGGAGTTAGAAAAGATGAAAGAGAATCTTGAAAAGTCTAATCCTGATGAAGATCCTATGAAAGAATTGCTGGAGGATCGTATGGAGAAAAGCGCAGAGGAGTTAAAGAAGAACGAAGAGTTACTCAAAGAATTGCAAGAATATCAAGACAAGCTCACTCCAGAGGAACTGAATGAGAAAATGGAGAAGTCTAAGAAGAATTCTAAAAAACAAAAGAGAAATTTAGATCAATTGCTGGAGTTAACGAAAAGATATTATGTGCAACAAAAGTTTGAACAATTAGGAAAAGAGCTACAAAAAATTGCACAGAAACAAAAAGAGCAATCAGAAAAAGATGGTGAAGAAAATAAGAAGGAAGATCAAGACAAGCTTAATGAAGAGTACAAGGAGTGGGAAAAGGAGCTTGAAGAATTAGAAAAGGAAAATGATGGTTTAAAAGATCCTATGCCTATGGAATTTGAACCAGAGGAGTCTGAAGAAATTAAAGAGGAGCAAGAGCAATCTAGTGATGACCTTCAAGAGTCTAAAACTTCTGATGCCAAGAAAAAACAAAAGAGTGCTGCTAAGAAAATGCAAAAGCAGGCTCAATCTATGGCATCTCAAATGCAAGCCATGGCCCAGGAAGGAATGGAAGAAGACTCTGATAGTTTACGTCAGATTCTAGATAACCTTCTAGTTTTTTCAGTAGAGGAAGAAGAACTGATGGAGTCCATGAAACAAATGAATAGACTAAGCCCAAGTTTAGGTAAGAAATTAAAGTTACAAAAAGACTTAGAGAAGGCGTTTGAACATGTAGACGATAGTCTATTTGCATTGGCGACGCGCAATCCAAAAATAGGTCAAGAAATCAATGATGAGGTAACTGATATTTATTATTACTTAGAGAAATCATTAGAACAAATTGCCGAATTCGAAATGCAGAATGGACAGATATCTCAGCACTTTGTGTTTAAAGGAGCAAATACGCTAGCTGAAATGTTAAGTAATACGCTAGATGCTATGAATAACGCAATCCCAAAACCTGGTATGGGAAAAGGTGGCGAACCGGGCGAAGGATTTCAATTACCAACCATTATTAAAAAACAAGAAAGTCTTTCTAAACAAGGTGAAGGGAAAGATGGTAAAGAGGGAAAAGAGGGCGAGTCTGGAAAAGAAGGTGAATCTGGGGAGTCTGGTGAAAGCGGTCAATCAGGGCAGAGTGGGCAATCTGGTGAGTCAGGTGAATCTGGACAAAGTGGTCAGTCAGGCCAGAACGGTGAATCTGGTGAAGGTGGAGAAGGTGAAGGTGGTGAATCAGGAGAAGGAAATGGAAAAGGAGGAGATGGAAAAGGTAAGGGTAATGGTAACGGAAATGGAGAAGGTCAAGGTGATGGAGAAGGCGAGGAGCAAGGTTATCGAGAGAGTGAGGAAGAAGCAAAACGTATTTATGAAATTTACAAGCAACAGCAAGAATTACGAGGTCAGTTAGAAGATATGATTCGTCGAGAAGGGCTCGAAGGCAAGGTAGGAGATATCACAGATAAGATGAAAGCCGTAGAACGTAAACTTCTTGATCAAGGTTTTAATCGTGAAGTACAACAGCGCATGATGGAAATCCAGCATGATTTGTTGAAGTTAAAAGATGCCGGATTAGAGCAAGGAGAAGAGAATCAGCGTGAGGCTAGAACTAATGTGAGAGACTTTTTAAATAATACAAATGCTAAAATTCCAGACGCATCTAAGTATTTTAATAACAAGGAGATATTAAATAGACAAGTATTACCTTTGCAGCCGCAATTTCGGAACAAGGTGAAGGACTATTTTAAATCTAATGATTGA
- the mnmG gene encoding tRNA uridine-5-carboxymethylaminomethyl(34) synthesis enzyme MnmG — protein sequence MFSREYDVIVVGAGHAGSEAAAVSANMGASTLLVTMNLETIGQMSCNPAMGGIAKGQIVREIDALGGLSGIVSDKSAIQFKMLNLSKGPAMWSPRTQNDRMLFSEEWRMQLEAIPLLDFYQEMVVGLIVEGGKVVGVKSSLGIEIRAKAVVLTNGTFLNGLIHIGDKNFGGGRAGERASTGITGQLVDLGFESGRMKTGTPPRVDGRSLDYSRMIPQPGDVNTSKFSYSNLTTNLTNQRDCHMTYTSPEVHDLLREGFDRSPMFNGRIQSIGPRYCPSIEDKIDRFADKDRHQIFVEPEGWQTCEVYVNGFSTSLPEDVQFKALKSVAGFENVKFFRPGYAIEYDYFPPTQLKHTLETKLVDNLYFAGQINGTTGYEEAASQGMMAGINAVRKIREEEAFILQRDEAYIGVLVDDLITKGTEEPYRMFTSRAEYRTLLRQDNADLRLTPRAVDLGIVTDEALKRVERKQNESEKMVQFLRDTSYDFNEMNPLLESKGSKKVTQNDKLFKVFSRPQITLDDIKTISQVKEYLEKNDLNDDILEQVEVHVKYAGYIDKEKNNADKLHRLENVKIPANYDFKSIKSLSYEAREKLTKVQPVTVSQASRISGVSPSDISVLLVHMGR from the coding sequence ATGTTTAGTAGAGAATATGATGTTATAGTGGTAGGAGCAGGTCACGCAGGTAGTGAAGCTGCAGCTGTTTCTGCAAATATGGGAGCGAGCACGTTGTTAGTAACAATGAATCTTGAAACTATCGGTCAGATGTCATGTAATCCTGCCATGGGTGGTATTGCAAAAGGACAAATAGTTCGCGAGATTGATGCTTTAGGTGGACTCAGCGGAATCGTTTCTGATAAGAGTGCTATTCAATTTAAAATGTTGAACCTCTCCAAAGGTCCTGCAATGTGGTCGCCAAGAACCCAAAATGATCGTATGCTCTTTTCAGAAGAATGGCGTATGCAATTAGAAGCTATTCCATTATTAGATTTCTATCAAGAAATGGTAGTAGGTTTAATTGTCGAAGGCGGAAAAGTTGTAGGTGTTAAGTCATCTTTAGGTATTGAAATACGAGCTAAAGCTGTTGTATTAACTAATGGAACCTTCTTAAATGGTTTGATTCATATCGGTGATAAAAACTTTGGTGGTGGACGTGCTGGTGAAAGAGCTTCTACTGGAATTACTGGACAATTGGTCGACTTAGGTTTTGAGTCAGGGAGAATGAAGACAGGAACGCCACCAAGAGTTGATGGTAGATCATTAGATTATTCTAGAATGATTCCTCAACCTGGAGATGTAAATACCTCTAAATTTAGCTATAGTAATCTTACGACAAATTTGACCAATCAGAGAGATTGTCACATGACTTATACAAGTCCAGAGGTGCATGATTTGCTTCGTGAAGGGTTTGATCGCTCTCCAATGTTTAATGGTAGAATCCAATCTATAGGTCCAAGATATTGTCCGAGTATTGAAGATAAGATTGACCGTTTTGCAGATAAAGACAGGCATCAAATTTTTGTAGAACCAGAAGGATGGCAAACGTGTGAGGTCTATGTTAATGGATTTAGTACTTCGCTTCCTGAAGATGTCCAATTTAAAGCATTAAAATCGGTTGCAGGATTTGAGAACGTAAAATTTTTCAGACCGGGCTATGCAATCGAGTACGATTACTTCCCGCCTACGCAGTTAAAACATACTTTGGAAACTAAGCTGGTTGATAATCTCTACTTTGCTGGACAGATTAATGGAACAACTGGTTATGAAGAAGCTGCCTCTCAAGGTATGATGGCTGGTATTAACGCAGTAAGAAAGATACGTGAGGAAGAAGCTTTTATTCTACAAAGGGATGAGGCTTATATAGGTGTTTTAGTTGATGATCTAATAACAAAAGGTACAGAAGAACCTTATAGAATGTTTACGTCAAGGGCTGAATATAGAACTTTATTAAGACAGGATAATGCCGATTTACGTCTAACACCTCGTGCAGTTGATTTGGGTATTGTAACTGATGAAGCTCTAAAAAGAGTAGAGCGTAAACAAAACGAGTCTGAAAAAATGGTTCAATTTTTACGTGATACGAGTTATGATTTTAATGAAATGAATCCGTTATTGGAATCTAAAGGAAGTAAAAAAGTCACTCAAAATGATAAGTTATTTAAGGTTTTCTCAAGACCTCAAATTACTCTTGATGATATTAAGACTATTTCTCAAGTAAAAGAATACTTAGAAAAGAATGATTTAAATGATGATATTTTAGAACAAGTTGAAGTACACGTCAAATATGCTGGCTATATCGACAAGGAAAAAAACAATGCCGATAAGTTACACCGATTAGAGAATGTAAAGATTCCAGCTAACTATGATTTTAAAAGCATCAAGTCACTTTCTTATGAAGCAAGAGAGAAACTTACCAAAGTACAACCGGTAACCGTTTCTCAAGCAAGTCGTATTTCTGGTGTGTCACCTAGTGATATTTCAGTTTTGTTAGTTCATATGGGTCGATAG
- a CDS encoding endonuclease domain-containing protein, with the protein MRNHNILPYTPEARDLSRKLRNSMTKSEGLFWKKTKSSQLGVVMRRQMPILDYVVDFYIKDLGIAIEIDGSSHENNFLEDATRQDRIEELGVTFVRFSNHQIQNNMNEVLAELRELIHDLSD; encoded by the coding sequence ATGCGAAATCATAATATTTTACCTTATACACCAGAGGCCAGGGATCTTTCTAGAAAATTGAGAAATTCAATGACTAAGTCAGAAGGTTTGTTTTGGAAAAAAACGAAATCTTCACAACTAGGTGTAGTAATGAGAAGACAGATGCCTATACTGGATTATGTTGTAGATTTTTATATTAAAGATTTAGGAATTGCCATAGAAATTGATGGAAGTTCTCATGAGAATAATTTCTTGGAAGACGCAACAAGACAAGATAGAATAGAAGAACTTGGAGTGACTTTTGTCCGATTTTCAAATCATCAAATTCAGAATAACATGAATGAGGTACTAGCAGAGTTAAGGGAGTTAATCCATGATTTATCAGATTAA
- a CDS encoding phosphoglycerate kinase: MTIEQINFENKKALIRVDFNVPLDDDYNVTDATRIQAAKDTIIHVLEHGGSVILMSHLGRPKNSEEEFSLKHVCAKASDILGVQVKFVEDCIGAMAENAAAALESGEVLLLENLRYYKEETAGDAAFAKALSKLADVYINDAFGTAHREHASTAVIAQYFEEKCFGMLMNREIESLDKVMKTPERPLVAILGGAKVSSKITVIENILSKVDDLIIAGGMAYTFIKAQGGKIGDSLVEDDKQKLALEILEKAKETKTTIHLPVDVITASDFSELADRDVSAIDAIPDGWMGLDIGEESRTKFHQVLQNAKTILWNGPAGVFEMEPFSKGTIALGNSVAMATRNGAFSLVGGGDSVAAVKQFGFEDQVSYVSTGGGAMLEMLEGRTLPGIAAMNK; this comes from the coding sequence ATGACCATAGAACAAATTAATTTTGAGAATAAAAAAGCTTTAATACGTGTAGATTTTAACGTACCGCTAGACGATGACTATAATGTCACTGATGCGACCAGGATACAAGCTGCCAAAGACACCATTATTCATGTGTTAGAACACGGTGGTTCCGTAATACTGATGTCGCACCTAGGTAGGCCTAAAAATAGTGAAGAAGAATTTTCATTAAAGCATGTTTGTGCAAAAGCAAGCGATATTCTAGGTGTTCAAGTAAAATTTGTAGAAGATTGTATAGGAGCAATGGCCGAAAATGCTGCTGCAGCTCTAGAAAGCGGTGAAGTCTTATTACTAGAGAACTTAAGATATTATAAAGAGGAGACTGCTGGAGATGCCGCTTTCGCGAAAGCGTTATCAAAACTAGCTGACGTATATATTAATGATGCCTTCGGTACTGCACATAGAGAACACGCCAGCACTGCCGTAATTGCTCAATATTTTGAAGAAAAATGCTTCGGAATGCTCATGAATAGAGAGATAGAAAGTCTAGATAAGGTAATGAAAACCCCAGAAAGACCTCTAGTGGCAATTTTAGGAGGCGCAAAAGTTTCGTCAAAAATTACGGTGATAGAAAACATTCTTAGCAAAGTAGATGACTTGATCATTGCAGGTGGGATGGCATACACTTTTATCAAAGCTCAAGGTGGTAAAATAGGAGATTCGCTGGTTGAAGATGATAAACAAAAATTGGCTTTAGAAATCCTTGAAAAGGCAAAAGAAACGAAAACAACTATACATTTACCAGTAGATGTCATTACGGCAAGTGATTTTTCAGAATTAGCAGATAGAGACGTGTCTGCTATAGACGCTATTCCCGACGGCTGGATGGGACTGGATATAGGAGAAGAGTCTAGAACAAAATTTCATCAAGTGCTTCAAAATGCCAAAACTATTTTATGGAACGGTCCAGCTGGTGTTTTTGAAATGGAACCTTTTTCAAAGGGTACGATTGCGTTAGGAAACTCTGTTGCAATGGCAACAAGAAACGGTGCGTTCTCGTTAGTAGGTGGTGGCGATAGCGTGGCTGCGGTAAAGCAATTTGGTTTTGAAGATCAAGTAAGTTATGTTTCCACTGGCGGCGGCGCAATGCTAGAGATGCTTGAAGGAAGAACGCTTCCTGGTATTGCTGCGATGAATAAATAA
- a CDS encoding DNA polymerase III subunit, producing MQYQDVLGLDHIKKHLQSTVENSRIAHAQLFVGPTGSGVLPLAVAYARHILCHDNSSSCHAQLNNLAHPDLHFSFPMPASVGSSSKATSDIFLAEWREFVKTNSYGSLPDWYKAIDIEKKNAEIRVAEAQLIMKKLSLKSYEGGYKVLIVWGADKMNTEAANKLLKLIEEPPANTIILLVAESDDRIINTIKSRCQIINVPKLNAAVIAQGLQKNLQLTESQSSIIARQADGDYRKAVQFSQNSAEDLQFEEWFVQWVRTAFVAKTKITAISDLMNWANTIAAVNRETQIRFLNYCIEFFRQAMLKNYKAESAVYLSPQSGFDLSKFAPFVDGNRMLEVQKQLQDAIYHIERNANGKIVLTDLSIGMTRILHSK from the coding sequence ATGCAATATCAAGATGTTTTAGGATTAGATCACATTAAAAAGCACCTACAATCTACGGTAGAAAATAGTCGTATTGCTCATGCGCAATTATTTGTAGGTCCTACAGGAAGTGGTGTCTTACCACTGGCTGTGGCTTATGCTAGACATATTCTATGTCATGATAATTCTAGTAGCTGTCATGCGCAATTAAACAACCTAGCGCATCCTGATTTACATTTCTCCTTTCCTATGCCTGCCAGTGTAGGAAGTAGTAGTAAGGCAACATCTGATATATTCTTAGCAGAGTGGCGCGAGTTTGTAAAGACCAATAGCTACGGTAGTTTACCAGACTGGTACAAAGCGATCGATATTGAGAAAAAAAATGCTGAAATACGTGTTGCTGAGGCTCAGCTTATCATGAAAAAGCTAAGCCTTAAGTCTTATGAAGGTGGTTATAAAGTGCTCATCGTTTGGGGAGCCGATAAAATGAATACTGAAGCGGCTAATAAATTATTGAAGCTTATCGAAGAGCCACCAGCAAATACTATCATTTTATTAGTAGCAGAATCTGATGATCGCATTATCAACACGATTAAATCCAGGTGCCAAATCATTAATGTACCTAAATTAAACGCTGCGGTCATCGCCCAAGGATTACAAAAAAACCTACAATTAACTGAAAGTCAAAGCTCTATAATAGCTAGGCAAGCTGATGGAGATTACCGTAAAGCAGTTCAATTCTCACAAAATAGTGCTGAAGATTTACAATTTGAAGAATGGTTTGTGCAATGGGTTCGTACTGCTTTTGTTGCTAAAACCAAGATAACCGCCATAAGTGATTTAATGAATTGGGCAAATACTATTGCTGCAGTAAATAGAGAAACTCAAATTCGCTTTTTAAATTATTGCATAGAATTCTTTAGGCAAGCAATGCTTAAAAATTATAAAGCAGAGAGCGCCGTTTATTTATCACCACAAAGTGGTTTTGATTTAAGCAAATTTGCCCCTTTTGTAGATGGTAACCGTATGCTTGAAGTACAAAAGCAGCTTCAAGATGCCATTTATCATATAGAACGTAATGCAAATGGTAAAATAGTACTTACTGATTTGAGTATAGGGATGACGCGTATCTTACATTCTAAGTAA